Part of the Longimicrobium sp. genome is shown below.
CACCGTGCCGCGCGCTTCGTCCAGGTCGCCGGTCTCGAACGATTGGACGGTCAGGGTGTCCACGTCCAGCTTCAGCTTCGGCATGCGGACCTCGGCGTGTGGGTGAGTGTGCGCCACGGGTGGCGCGGTGATCTCTGCTCAGGGCGCAACAGACCTCTGCAGGTCAGCCGCGGCCATGTGGAACCGGCGGCTACACATGTTCATCGATAATAAATCGGACGCAAAAAGATTGCTACCCTCTGGCTCCGAATGGTTCGTCGTACCCTCCGTCTCCGGAGGCGCGTGCGATTTTCGCATGCCGGAGACTTGCGTCGTCCCGGGCCCGCCCGCAGCTTCCTCACCCCTCGACCGCTCGCGCGGGGCAACCATTTTCGATAGAACGCAATGCGCTATTTCGTCACCATCGCCGGCCGCACCGTGGAGGTGGACCTGACCGGCCACACGCCCGTGGTGGACGGCACCCCCGTCGAAGCACAGATGCAGGCGCTCCCCGGCACGCACGTCCGCAGCCTGACCGTGGACGGGCGCTCGCACACCCTCACCGCGAAGCCGGGCGACCGGCGCGGGCGCTGGCAGATCTCGCTGGGCCGCGAGCGCTTCACCGCCGACGCGGTGGACGAGCGGACGCGCGCCATCCGAGAGATGACCGGCGGCGCCGAGGCCGAGGTGGAGAAGACCATCGTCGCGCCGATGCCCGGGTTGGTGGTGCGGATCGACGTCGAGGTGGGCCAGGCGGTGAAGGCCGGCCAGGGCGTGGTCATCGTCGAGGCGATGAAGATGGAGAACGAGCTGAAGGCCCCCGCCGACGGCGTCGTCGCGAAGATCCTGGTCCAGGAACGCCAGACGGTCGACAAGGGCGCGACGCTGATCGTGCTGGAGTAGGAGACAGGGTACAGGGGACAGGGGATAGGGAACTGCAGGTCATTGCGATCGATCGGCGCCGGTGCGCGAGCGGAGCGATCGACTGGCAGGGCAGGCGACCTCGATCCGCCAATCCCCATCCTCCGATCGCTTGACTCGCGGTTGGAGCCTCGCTTCTTCATCTCCCTGTCTCCTGTCTCCTGTCTCCTGTCTCCTGTCTCCTGTCTCCTGTCTCCTGTCCCTGTCCCTGTCCCCTAGAGGCCATCATGTACCGGAAGATCGAAGACTTCGAGCGTGACTGGGCCAGCGAGTCCGAGGCTACGCTGAAGGTGCTGCGCGAACTCACGGACGCGTCGCTGGAGCAGCGCGTCTCGCCGCAGGGGCGCTCGGCCGGGCGGCTGGCGTGGCACCTGGCCGGGACAGTGCCGGAGCTGCTGGGCGCCGCCGGGCTGAACGGCCTCGAGGGCCCCGGCGAGCACGACCCGGTGCCGGAGCGCGCCTCCGAGATCGTGGAGGCGTACGAGCGCGCCGCCCGCTCGGTGCCTGGTGCGGTGCGCTCGCAGTGGAGCGACGACGAGCTGGCGGACGAGATCCCCATGTACGGCCAGTCGTGGCCGAAGGGGCAGGCGCTCTCCGTGCTCGTGCTCCACCAGACGCACCACCGCGGGCAGCTGACGGTGCTGATGCGCCAGGCGGGCCTGAAGGTGCCCGGGTGCTACGGCCCCGCTGCCGAGGAGTGGGCGGCGATGGGGATGCCCGCGATGGCGTAGGGGACAGGGGATAGGGGACAGGGTACAGCGTACAGGGACTGCATTAGGCCCTCGCGCCGCTTGCCGTCCCTGTTCCCTGTACCCTGTCCCCTGTTCCCTGCTTTCATGCCGATCACACCCGCACACGCCGCCGCGGCCTGGCCGCTCCACCGCGCCTGGCCCCGCTTGCCGCTGGCCGCGCTGGTGATCGGCACCTTCTCGCCCGACCTGGAATACATCCTCCACCTGGCCCCGCGCGGCAAGTTCGGCCACTCGCCGGCGGGGTTCGTCGTCTTCTGCCTTCCCGTCACGCTGCTGGTGTGGTGGGCGTGGCGCGCGCTCGTCCGCCCCGCGCTCACGCCGCTGCTGCCGCCCGGCCTCCGCCGCGCGGCCGAGGCGCCGCCGCCGGGCCGCCGCTCGGACGTGCTGCCGCTCGCCATCTTCGCCGCGCTGCTGGGCGCGGCCACGCACGTGCTGTGGGACGGCTTCACGCACGAGGCCGGCTGGGCCGTGGCCTTCTTCCCGGCGCTGATGGCGCAGGCGTTCGGAGGCCTCCAGTGGTACTCCGTCTTCCAGTTCGCCAGCACCCTCGTGGGCGGGGTGATGGTGATGATCTGGATCGCCCGCGAGCTGCGCCGCTTCCCGCGCGAGGAGCGGCGGTTCGGGCCGGGGCAGCGCGCGCGGCTGGTGCGCTTCGTGGCCTTCGTCTCCGCCGTCACCCTCGCCGGCGCCGCGGCCAACGCACCGTTCGCGCCCACGCTGGCCATGCAGCTCGG
Proteins encoded:
- a CDS encoding biotin/lipoyl-containing protein; translation: MRYFVTIAGRTVEVDLTGHTPVVDGTPVEAQMQALPGTHVRSLTVDGRSHTLTAKPGDRRGRWQISLGRERFTADAVDERTRAIREMTGGAEAEVEKTIVAPMPGLVVRIDVEVGQAVKAGQGVVIVEAMKMENELKAPADGVVAKILVQERQTVDKGATLIVLE
- a CDS encoding DinB family protein, producing MYRKIEDFERDWASESEATLKVLRELTDASLEQRVSPQGRSAGRLAWHLAGTVPELLGAAGLNGLEGPGEHDPVPERASEIVEAYERAARSVPGAVRSQWSDDELADEIPMYGQSWPKGQALSVLVLHQTHHRGQLTVLMRQAGLKVPGCYGPAAEEWAAMGMPAMA
- a CDS encoding DUF4184 family protein, which codes for MPITPAHAAAAWPLHRAWPRLPLAALVIGTFSPDLEYILHLAPRGKFGHSPAGFVVFCLPVTLLVWWAWRALVRPALTPLLPPGLRRAAEAPPPGRRSDVLPLAIFAALLGAATHVLWDGFTHEAGWAVAFFPALMAQAFGGLQWYSVFQFASTLVGGVMVMIWIARELRRFPREERRFGPGQRARLVRFVAFVSAVTLAGAAANAPFAPTLAMQLGRAFVGAMLGFGIALVAYALFRRWRGETSEDVVA